The Quercus lobata isolate SW786 chromosome 4, ValleyOak3.0 Primary Assembly, whole genome shotgun sequence genome segment GCCTACAATAAGAGTGGACATCAAACTTTCTATATTCCATTTAACTCCAAACCACGCCATCCTCTCCTCCAAGATGAACCTTCACTAAATCCAACAATTTAGAAAAGGAAGGCACCATGCCGTGCTCCTCCAACAATACTCTGCTTCAAAAAATCTTTGGCTATGATAAAGATTCGCCAATGCAAACAATTAAGAAGCCAACtttagaattaaaagaaaaggttttgaaGACCTTGCTTCAGTGGATGGTAGCTTCAgggaaattttcttttcaaatatcatttgattttattgttcATTGTAATTTTAGATCTCCtatataacctttttttttttttttttttttaaatggaactgTCATTCATTCAAATATTCAACCCAAAAAGGAATTACAACAGAGGTGAGCTAATAAGCTCAAGCAAATACATAGCTTTAGCTAGTATACGACCTGtatacttgattttttttgagtaaatattattacttatcaaaataagaaaaaagaagaagccaatTTGGCAATTTTACCAAAACCATCACAAAGAAATCTGGTTGTTATCCCTGGCATTGAACAATACAAATTACttcaacataaattaaaaagaaaacaactgAGACTAGCTATAGTTAAGATTTAATTGCTATATGTAAGTCAAAGGACTAGAATTCTAGGGTTACTAAAGGCTATATTAAACAGCCTCTTTTGAGACATTGTAGATGGCCTTTTGTTAGATACTTCATGAAGTTTTATCTTTGAATATTTCTTAGCCCTTTGAGCctagaaaatcatatttgattGTTTCAACTTCAATATTGttagaataataattaaataattgaattcaccatttcctaacaacttaaacttttgaaagatgaatttatgatatatatatatatatatatataacttttattcCACAAACAGACTGTATGTTGAGACTAGACTAGTTGATGTCAATGCAAGAAGTTAAATTTAATCCAGAATTTTTCTGAGAAGCCATTCTTTCTTAAAGGTACAAAAATGATTAGCTCCATGACAAGGCAGAACTCTGGGTCATCATCCATCAAAAAACTGTGCAACACATCCAACAGAAAAGCATCAATACACTTGgggcaaccaaaaaaaaaagctccaaGAAGACTAGGTTAAGAGTAACAAAAAAAGCAATCACttgtatgttttgatttttgtttttatcataaCTAATTCTATTGGCAATCAAGCACTTCCACATTTCAAATGTAGTCTTGAGTAAAATATTGGACTGAATGACCATTTTGATTTCAAGATATACGAACAAACAACTCCAATAACAAACTGACATAAGAGAGACTGGGCTTTTTGAGTGATACTGCCTACAAGTATGAAGTGGACATAACTTGTAACGTCATGGCTCAAACATGGAAGAAAACATACGTGCACAGCCATTGAATTAAAGATTTGTTAGTTCTGATTATTATAGCTTCAATGGTAGCAAATTGCCACGCGAAAATGTCAACAAAAATGTTTGTAAAGGTTCAAGGAGAGGAAGTGGCTTGAGATTAAACTGGAGCATCAACTGCCAGCTATTCAGGAGCTTAGTTTATTCCGTGAACAGTAGAGTTATCAAACTATTGGAGTGGAGTGCCTGTATCTTTGATGAAACTTTTGGAGTTATGAAAACCAGGTGTTTCAGTTTAGAAGATTGTATCCTTCAATTGGCAAACAAATTTAAGTGGAGTGACTGTGTCTTTGATGAAACTATTGGAGTTATTAAAGCACGGTGTTTTCAGTTAAGAGGATTGCACAGGAACACATGAAATTTCCTACAATTGGCAAACAAATTTGAGTGGCAAATTAAAGTTTTACATTATTGACAACCAGTATATAGCTTCAAGAAGAGTACAGAAATTTGGCATCATAATATTTGTATGCATATAACAAACCACTTCATTATGCTACAGGAGTAACAAGACCATATGATCATCAGAAATACCAGCTTTTTTctccaaaagaagaaaggaaaaaaaaaatcagagataCCAGCTTGACCATACAGACACACCCACCTCTTTTGACCACTAGGTTagtttcataataaaatttcaaatttcagggAAGCCATTTTTTTCTCACAGCTACAAGCATGATTAGGACCATAGCAAGGCAGAACTCTAGGTCATCATCCATCCAACAACAGTGCAACAAACTCAACAGAAAAGCTTCAAATACACttaggatgaaaaaaaaaaaaaaaaaaaaaaggatccaAGAAGTGTAGGCTAAGAGCAATGCGACAAAATAAGAAACTACTTGTAAgtcttgattttcattttttttcataacttatTCTATTGGAAATCAAGTACTTACACAATTCAAATTTAATTGAAGTGCCATAACAGACAAAATGACTGTTTTGATTCCAAGATATAAGGACAAACAGCTCCAGTAACAAAATGACATAAGAGAGCATGGGCTAATTGAGTGATGCTGCCTACAAGGACAATGGACAATGTACAAGGGAGACTGCTATTTCTCTGATAGAGGTTTAGGAATGAATTTATGCATTCTTTTCTTTGTTCAAAGAAAGTAATTTTATACCACGAACTTTAAAAGAAATCAGGATGAGTTCCTTTAGTATCAACAAGAAGTGGATTTGTGCTATAGAAAGAGAGTTTgagaattaaaatatttgtCAATATCAAGTTGTTGAAAGTAAAATGGAACCTCTTCCAAAGGGTTTTCGGATATGACTAGTTGATGTCCATGCAAGAAGCCAATATGGTCCAAAAATATTCTTGGGATTACGTAAAAGTAAAGTGGTATATGGATGTTTCATCAACtgaattttctcataaaaaagtTGGGTCACCAAAATCCCACCAATGCCCTGGAGAAAAGCAAATATATGTCACAAGACTCACAACCTAACAGCTCTACAAGCCTTTTAAGTTCTACCTCATTTACCAAACAAGTTTAGTGAACAAATCCCTTAGTAGTATAAACCTTAGCATGTTACTTTAGCATAAAGAACAGAATAGTATTGAAAGAAATACAATATTTAAGCACCTAAACATGTGATTGGACTCAGCTAAGCATGAGAAAATAGCATTCCTTATCAAGATACAACTCTTAGAGGCAAGAGAGATTGATTGCTTATCTAGGAACCAACTCTCTCTCATATAAAGTAGCTTCTTATTGTCAATATTAAGGTTAAATGCAGGACACAAACCAACAAAGACCATGTAGCTTGAACTAAGGAAGTAAGAACATGATCCTGGAATAGCATCGTGCTCACTTTCagatattcttttattttgctATGTTTTTTTTAGTCAATTCTTCTTTAAATTGAAGTCAGGAGAGCTTTAATCTAGCTCTTCGTAACTCTAAAGGAATAACAATCATCCATACCACAACAACCATCCACATACAAATATCAAATACTTATTTATAATAGCCACAAAAGAATAATGTAATGTAAACATGGAATAAAAGTCAAGCTTTAGCAATACTATCTAACATGCCAACTACTAAAGGAAAAGGAATAAACAAGGGTTTCACTTCATCCATACCACCATGTCTTCAATCTTATATGCTAACCACCGACCCAGTAGTAAGATTCCACATTTGTTCCATCAAGTAAAACAAGACTCTCCATGAAAGTCGCTACATATGAAGGATGTTGGATATCGGGGTCCTTCTTCTCTTGTAAAGTTTCAATGTCAATTAAAGCATGCTCAAATCCCTGCCCCTCTGCTCGATCATTTCTGTACCAAACCATAAGTGAACCATAATCGGTCAAGGAAATCCAACAAGATACCCTTTCAAATGGTACAACAAAAAGCTTATTCCAAGACTCAACCACACCATAGTCTCCCATCACCCAAATGGAGTACTGGAAGCCAGATTCTTCAAAGAAAGCCAGTTTCCCTCTGAATGATGCGACACATCTTTGAAGGAGTGGTCCATCGATAGAACCATGAGGCAGTGCTAGCTTTCTGAATTTCTCACTATTGACATCAAACGCCATAATATCAGTTTCCGTCATGCGATTCTCTTCTTTAACAGATGACATCCAGTGTAAAGCCCCACTAACAAATGGGATTGGAGAAACCAAGTTTTTACAGAAAATTACATCTGTTGTCACCGAAATTTCAACCCTTTTCCACGAATCCGAACTTAACGTGTACATCTCAATCTCGGACGTGGACAAAGAACTACCTGAAGTCCTTACAACCTTATAGTCATTATTCTCGGAGCAATAAGCAAATCCGAGTGTAACATGTTTTAGCAATCCTAAGCAAGTATGAGACAGCTTCTTGAATCTTCTAGTACTGGGGTTCCACAAATAGACAACATTACCGGGTGGATAATCAGCGAGACACAATAAGCCATTGCAGGAACCCACTATTTGGACACACTTAGTAGGAAAATCAAAAGGAACTCCAATCTCAGAAATCCTATCAAACGTGCGGGCCAAAGCGACCATACAGACTTGTCTGTTAGTGGCACGTGTACTCTCCGACTCTATGTGTATGACATGAGCATTATCATGatttatgttgttgttgttgatgttgatgttgttAAGGTGGGTGGAGATGAAATCGGGACTAGCGATTGAGGAGTACAAGGATTTGGAAACACACCTTAATCTCATCACTGATTTCACCGGTAGCTGTCCCAGGATTTTCAGTACGACGTCGTAAGGAAGATGGTTGTTCCTGTGTCGGAGAGTCGGTGGTTCTCTCGTCTGGTACATTTTCGATTCAGATTCAGATCGGCTGCTAAACACACGTTGTTGAGGTTCGAAGATCATATCCAGATCGGTCAAAACAGGCTGAGACTACtggtgttttcattttcttgttgattaaaaaataaaagtatttatAGGTACGGTTAGCTCAAATTGGTAAAGTGGTTGCATAGAGATCTGGGTCCATTCCAGCTTACCAAAAAATCAACTGGTAttttggtctaataataaatgGTAGTTATTAGGAGATAAGATGAAACtttacttctcaaaaaaaaaaaaaaaaaagtatttgaggGTATAGGAGATAAGTTCTACAATCGTATGAAACTCATTGAGAAGAGGTGAGTTTCATACAATTAAACATCACTCAATGTTAAGAGCCGTTTGGTACATGTATTTAAAGaacagtttttagtttttttgaaaatatatgtaggtaaaaaagtatgtaaaaatatatgtaatattatttaaaaactgaaaacatatatttaaatatatataccaaaCGAGTCCTAAAACTCGCCTGTCCAAGACAATATTTTTACCGTTGTGGTATAATGGCTAACCACTATAAGCTTATAGTCATTCTTTATTGATTGAGGGCATGTACTATTTAGTGTTTAAAATGCATCAAGCATTACATTTATAATATGTGGATCTCACATGTGAATGAGGCTCATATATTGTAAGTTAAGTGTTGTATGCGTCCAaaacattatatattttttcttactaTAAAAACCATGGATGGTCTCAATAGATCACACATATATTCAATAACTAAAAGTTGTGCAAGCATGCTCACTAAAGTGTAAGACAATAACCAACCAAAAAGGGGAATCTTATACAATCGtgttgtgttttatttttttattttttaaacttttaaggaggttttttttagaaaaaaaaaatatatatatatatatatatatatttttataatttgataattacaagaGAGAAATAAGGATTTGAACCTTAAGTTTATGTTAGAAATACAAGAAAGTGTCAACTGTCAACTAGTTAAGTTACACGACTTTTGtctttacaaaaatattatagGCCTAGAccaccttaaaaaaaagaaatatatataatttagggCTAAGCATGGAACCCATCCAGCTCAAAAACCCACCCAACATGACCCAAATCGAAGGGCTTTAGGCGAGCCAGGTGGaagtttgggttgggtttgggtattTCTCTTATATATTTTGCGGTTATCGTGTTGGATTTGGGTTTAACCTGACccatccttttttcttttttttttttaacatcgtTGGCAGGCTtgatgttatatatttttatttctaatgaaaatttttaaaaaaaaaaatcagttccTATTATAAATTAGCCTCTTATTtcctttttcaatttaaaacctaACCTAATCACCTCATTTAAGATTTTAtcatctatactatatataagaggattcctCTTTTTTAATTGGACTTTTATGTGATTCAAAAATATCCTCATTAATGAAAAGTAACTTCTTTTAGAAATAGgatcataaatgtcaaataacaaatttcattttgaattaaaaaaaaattcctaaaatttaggatttttttcattcacgttcaaaaaagaaattatagttaCAGcttatctctaaaatttaatatttttatttttttgaaaaaaaaaaattatatttctaaattataatagatgcaaattattaacctttatccaaaaaatagaaaaacctcTGAGCACGTGCTCACATGTGTGCGCAGAGGATAGTCTTTTATACTTTccatattttaatttcaattcaaattaaTGCTGcaatcacaaactattttacaacatttttacaaactattaatgtgttcaacttcttattggtttttatctagGCTcaccattaacatcactttGTTATTTGccaataaccactcaccatatcagcagtttataaaaattttcgTAAAAAAGCttgtatttctagcattactctaaaaGGAAATCTCTCGATTAATGACCCAActtatttgagaaaatatttaataaCTTATTAAAAACTTTCCAAATAGAAATGtcaacttaaatttaaatttaaatttatttagcaaaaaaaaaaaacttaaatttgaatttaaattcttAATTCCAATGGAAAGATTTTATCTATAGTCACCTCATTAAAAAGCCTTTGCAATtcccaaattgaattttaagattcaaatttaaaattcgACATTGACTAACCCAATTATATTTGGAAAAACACTGAGACTTTTCCAATTGAATTGAAAATAACTAATTAATTTCCCAACAAAAATCATAGCAAATCCCAAATaaaatgtacaaaaaaaaaaaaaaaaaaaaaaaaacctaattaactaaaaaaatcagAGGCATAGAGAATGAAAACTTACATGAGCTTAATTTCATAGTGTACTTTCTCAACTAAGGGATTCCACTCACGTGGatttccaaattcaaaaagttaagtATAAATGAAATGTGCTAGATTAGGAAGTTTACAAAATGATCTAATTAGCATGCTTCCTATTAAGGGTCtctgaatttgaaatttgattgcTTATTAGGAGGTAGTTAAATTAAGGAGATAATAAAATTTCCTAATGCAAAGTCAATATCATTTtcaaacaactcattaaaatccTATATTTTCCATATAGGATTCAAATTCCTAAAATGGATGTGTAAGGAAAGAAACATGCTTTGTCAACTACATTCAAcgaatttctcaaaaaaaaaaatcaacaaggaaagaaaatataatgaattataccctaaaaaaattattaaaaaagaaaaagaaaaaaaaggagagaccTGCCCAAGACCCAACCCGAACAACGCTTAgcctacacacacacacacaatgtgATATGACACAGATTTTTCGCAATTACTACTATTATTAAAGCATAATAAAAAGTGGTATTAATGGATTAGTGGTGTTAGTGATGTTACACCAAGATGACAAAAATTTATCACCTTGCACTCAGTCCTCACATTTTCCCACCTTAAAGAGGTTATAAAACCCAAATTTAGAgccaattattattttttaatttagtcaCAAAAATGAACATTATGCAAACTTTTGAGACAAAAATGAtagttttgacaaaaaaaattaagagtgcAAATTGTAATCATGGGTATAAGTTAGGGAGATAAAGAtagttttgacaaaaaaaattaagagtgcAAATTGTAATCATGGGTATAAGTTAGGgagataaagtgtaatttccctaAAAAATTTCACTATAAGAACTAAGAAGTTCATGGCTCGTATTTTCAAACACTCATTTTTCAACCCCAAAAGGCTCCAAAATAACAGTTTTACCTTTTCTGCTATGAGTGCTATCTTGGCAACCAGAGAACTGCCACTAGAATGCATAAATTAGGATGGTATCCAGGATCCTGCTTTTCTAGGACTAAAACACTAGGTattgcctttaaaaaaaaaaaaatgttaaatgttTGGGTTAGAGGGTGGGGTTTGATTGAGTTGTCTAAGCTGTTTTTACTCAGGAAGGAAATGATGGACCTACTATTATGATGCATTTGTAGCTCTCTTGAAATCCAGTGGCTATTTTTTCAATTGCATATAGTATTAATGTTAGCATCCTACATTGATAATATTTATAGCCGTTAACCAAGCAAAAATACTAGAGTATTAACTGGCAAtttatacttcttttttttttttgcagatatTGGTCTTTGAAAGAAGCATATGTTAAAGCCATATGAAGCAGACTGGCGTATTGGTTGAACAGAGTggagtttttgactttttgagcTGGGAAAAAAGACATTGGGTTAGTTCCTGACATAATATCATGTTTTAAGTCTTGGATCTTGAAGTGTGTCAATCCTGTATAGCATAGGATTGAAATGAGGCATATTTGGAGCTTCAACAAGAGTATCTTAATATTTGTATGCACATAACAAACAACATTTTCATGCTACAAGACCTTAAGATCATATAAATACCAGCTTGACCAAAGAGACCCACCCATTTATTTTGACCACTAGATtagtttcacaataaaattttcaaaattatgagAAGCCATTCTTTCTTAAAGGTACAAACATGATTAGCTCCATAACAAGGCAGAACTCTAGGTCATCATCCACCAAACGACAATGCAACATATTCAACAGAAAAGCATCAAATACACttggggcaaaaaaaaaagtccaagaaGCCTAGGTTAAGAGCAACCAAATAAGCAATCACTTGTATgtcttgatttttgtttctatcaTAACTTATTCTATTGGCAATCAAGCACTTACACAATTCAAATGTATTCTGAGTAAAATATTGGGCAAAATAACCATTTTGATTTCAAGATATAAGGACAAACAACTCCAATAACAAACTGACATAAGAGGGTCTGGGTTAATTGAATGATACTGCCTACAAGTACGCAGTGGACATAACTTGTAAGTTCATGGCTCAAACATGGAAAAGAAAACGTAGACGCACAGCCATTGAATTAAAGGTTTGTTAGGTCTGATTATTATAGCTTCAATGGTAGCAAAATGCCAAGAAAAAATGTCAAAAGAAGTGTTTGTAAAGGTGCAAGGAGGGGGAGTGGCTTGAGATTAAATAGGAGCATCAACTGCCAGCTATTCTGGAGCTTGGTTTATTCTGTGAACAgtagatttatcaaaacatTGGAGTGGACTGGAGTCACTGTATCTTTGAAGAAACTTTTGGAGTTATCAAAACCAGGAATTTCAGTTAAAATGATTGCATCCTGCAATTGGCAAACAAATATAAGTGGAGTGGCTGTATCTTTGATGAAACTATTGGAGTTACTAAAGCCAGATGTTTTTAGTTAAGCTTACAATTGAGTGGCTAATTAAAGTTCTACATTATTGACAACCAGAATATAGCTTCAAGGAGAGTACAGAAATTTGGCATCATAATATATGTACGCATATAACAAACCACTTTTTCATGCTACAAGAGTAACAAGACCATAagatcataaaataaaataaaataaaaaatcagcttttttctccaaaaaaaaaaaaaaagtcaaaagtacCAGCTTGACCAAACAGACTCACCCacttcttttgagttttgaccaCTAGGTTAGtttcataatataattttgCGTTTCAGAGAAGCCATTTTTTCTCACAGCTACAAGCATTATTAGCTCCATAGCAAGGCAGTACACTAGTATGTCATTGCTGCCTACAAGTATGCAGTTGGACATGAACATTTAATGTCATTGCCCCAACATGAAAGAAATGATACATTGTACAGTTAGTGGATTAAAGGGTTTTTATGGCTGTTAATAAGTAGCCTGCTTAGGGTTGATTGTTACAAGCTTCATAAGTAGATGCCAAGTCAAAATGTCAATAAAAAGGTCTGTAAAGGTGCAAGAAGGGGGGAGTGATTTGAACAGTAGTTTAAGTAGAATGGCTATATCTTTGATGAAACTATTAAAGTTATCAAAACCAGATGTTTCAGTTAAGAAATTTCACAGGAACACAGGAAATTTCCTACAATTTCTTAATTGGTTGCCGATAATAGGATAAATGGTAATTTAAGGGCTGGAACTGTAAAAGGGTTTTGAGATTTTATATGAACATAATAGCAGGGTTTGTAGGACAGAAGTCTGTCAAATTGTGCAGAAACAAGTCATAACAAAGTTCTGGACAGCAGCACAGGCTTTAAAATAGAGTGGTTTAAGGAGCTAATCAGAAGCTAAGGCACACATTATAAGTACAGTTCCAACAAATAAGACCTAGGTTTGTTTTAAATCTTAAAAGAGGCTTGACGAGGTAAAACTTTGAGTTTTTCAATAAGTTTGAGCAATACTTGTAAACTATATTAGTCAACTGTAACAGTATAGAAAGAACAGCATGAGTAAGGATGCGTCAAACCATTtgttatttaagaaaaatttacaGCATCAGTAAAGTCATAGAAAGAAAGGGATaggagaaaaggagagagaaagggagggTGGGGGAAGCAGACTATAGCAGACATCCTATCGAGGAGCCAT includes the following:
- the LOC115987205 gene encoding F-box/kelch-repeat protein At3g06240-like gives rise to the protein MIFEPQQRVFSSRSESESKMYQTREPPTLRHRNNHLPYDVVLKILGQLPVKSVMRLRCVSKSLYSSIASPDFISTHLNNININNNNINHDNAHVIHIESESTRATNRQVCMVALARTFDRISEIGVPFDFPTKCVQIVGSCNGLLCLADYPPGNVVYLWNPSTRRFKKLSHTCLGLLKHVTLGFAYCSENNDYKVVRTSGSSLSTSEIEMYTLSSDSWKRVEISVTTDVIFCKNLVSPIPFVSGALHWMSSVKEENRMTETDIMAFDVNSEKFRKLALPHGSIDGPLLQRCVASFRGKLAFFEESGFQYSIWVMGDYGVVESWNKLFVVPFERVSCWISLTDYGSLMVWYRNDRAEGQGFEHALIDIETLQEKKDPDIQHPSYVATFMESLVLLDGTNVESYYWVGG